The Bradyrhizobium diazoefficiens genome contains the following window.
CCTTCTGCGCAAACTGAGTTATCTTGGCCTGGCATCAGCTTTCCTGAGGGTCTTGCGTTTGCGGCGGCTGCTCTTTCTCAACGGCATCAAGGCATTCGAGGCGGCGGCGCGGACCGGCAGCTTTGCTGCGGCAGGCGTCGAGCTCAGCGTGTCGGCGGCCGCCGTCAGCCGCATGGTGCATCTGCTGGAAGAGCGGCTCGGCGTGGCGCTGTTCGCGCGCAAGGCCAACAGACTGGTGCTGACGCAGGCGGGGCGCGCCTATCAGAACGGACTGACGCCGATCTTCGATGCGCTCGCGAGCCTCACCGCGCAGGTGACGGCGCCGTCCAGCGTGCGCGTGCTCACCATCGGCGTCGGCCACACTTTTGCGATGCGCTGGCTGATCCCGCGGCTGTCGGATTTTCGCAACGAGGAGCCCGACATCGAGGTGCGCTTCACCACCGGCGGCGCCGAGGTGCCGTTCGGCGAGGACTGGAGTTGCGGCATCAAGCTTGGCACCGGCGACTGGCCCGGGCTCGTGGCTGAACCCTTGTTCGCAGGCGATTTGACGCCGGTCTGCGTGCCCCGTCTTGCCAACGGACT
Protein-coding sequences here:
- a CDS encoding LysR substrate-binding domain-containing protein gives rise to the protein MRRLLFLNGIKAFEAAARTGSFAAAGVELSVSAAAVSRMVHLLEERLGVALFARKANRLVLTQAGRAYQNGLTPIFDALASLTAQVTAPSSVRVLTIGVGHTFAMRWLIPRLSDFRNEEPDIEVRFTTGGAEVPFGEDWSCGIKLGTGDWPGLVAEPLFAGDLTPVCVPRLANGLKRPADLKGPGLIRVTHSPEDWPIWLKAAGVTRINARGPEFQFYGQALQAAADGLGIAMGIRPYIDDDLAAGRLVAPFDLSVPKGMRWYLLYRSFQTEQRDFAAFRRWIMRVAAEPAARPRRLGRAGRG